GAGGGACGCCGCGATCCTCGAACTCCTCTACTCTTCCGGGCTTCGCGTCGGGGAACTCTGCTCCCTGCGGATGCGGGACTTCTCCATCGAGTCGTCCACCGTCCGTGTCACGGGGAAGGGAAGAAAGGTTCGCGTCGTCCCCGTCGGCGGGAAGGCGGTGAGAGCGATCGGAAAGTACTTGGCCGTTCGTCCCACTGCGCGCGGGGGGGAGTTCCGGAGCGGGCTGGACGAGCCGCTCTTCCTCAACCTGAGGGGGAACGTCGGAAAGGAATCGGGTCGGGGAATCTCCCCGCGGAGCGTTGCGAGGATCCTCCGGGAGCGGCTCGACGCACGGGTCGGCGCGATCGGTCGCCACCTGTCGCCCCACGGGATGCGGCATTCCTTCGCCACCCATCTGCTCGAATCGGGGGCGGATCTCCGGGCGATCCAGGAGATGCTCGGGCACGCATCGCTGTCGACGACACAGCGGTACGCGCGGGTCAATGTAAGCCACCTCGTCCGGATGTACGAGGAGGCGCATCCGCTCGCGGGGCGCCCGGGGATCACCCGACGGGAGGGGAGGGGAAAGTGACGGAGCTCCGGGGAACGACGATCGTCGCCGTCGCTCGCGGGGGGCGGGTTGCCGTCGCCGGGGACGGCCAGGTGACGATGGGAAACGTCGTGCTCAAGCAGACGGCGAAGAAGATCCGGCGGCTCCATGACGGACACGTTGTCGCGGGGTTCGCCGGGAGCACCGCGGACGCGTTCACGCTGTTCGAGAAGTTCGAGACGAAGCTCTCGGAGTTCCGGGGGAATCTGCGGCGGGCCGCCGTGGAACTTGCGAAGGATTGGCGCACGGACCGCGTGCTGCGGCGGCTCGAGGCGCTGATGGTGGTTACCGACGGGAAGGACCTCATGCTCCTCTCCGGGACGGGAGACGTGGTTGAGCCCGACGACGGCGTGCTCGGGATCGGTTCGGGCGGTTCGTTCGCCCTGGCGGCCGCGCGCGCTCTCCTTCTCCATTCGGACCTCCCCGCAGGGGAGATCGCCCGGGAGTCCGTCCGGATCGCCTCGGAGATCTGCGTCTTCACGAACGGGAACATCGTGTCCGAGGAGATCGAGCCGTCATGACGCGCGGGGAACCGGAAGACGCCGGGATCCGCCCGCTGATCCCCCGGGAGATCGTTGCCGAGCTCGATCGGCACATCGTCGGGCAGGCGGCGGCGAAGCGGGCGGTTGCGATCGCCCTGAGGAACCGTTGGCGCCGGCTGCAGGTCCCCGTGGAGCTGCGCGACGAGATCGTCCCGAAGAACATCATCATGGTCGGGCCGACCGGGGTCGGGAAAACCGAGATCGCGCGGCGGCTGGCCAGGCTGGCGCAGGCGCCCTTCATCAAGGTGGAGGCGTCGAAGTTCACCGAGGTGGGGTACGTGGGGCGGGATGTCGAGTCGATGATTCGGGATCTCGTCGAGATCGCTGTCCGGATGGTCCGCGTCGAGGAGATGGAGAAGGTCGGCGACCAGGCGAAGGCCGCCGCAGAGGAGCGGCTCCTCGACCTGCTGCTCCCGCGCACCCCCGTGAGGGGGGGCGAGGCGACGGTAGGGGCCGATGTCGGATCGGCGGACACGCGGGAGCGGTTCCGCGCCATGCTTCACGCGGGGAAGCTGTCGGATCGCACCGTGGAGGTCGAGTTCCAGGAAACCGCGGCGCCGGTGCTCGACCTCGCCGGACTCGGGGGCGGCCCCCCGGAAGGGATGGAAGGGAACCTCCAGGAGATGCTCTCCGGGCTGTTCCCGAAGCGGACGCGGAGGAAGCGGATGCGGGTCGCCGAGGCGCTCGACTTCCTCGAGAAGGAGGAGGCGTCCCGTCGGGTCGACACCGAGCGCGTGAAGCAGATGGCGGTCGAGCGCACCGAGCAGGCGGGGATCGTGTTTCTCGACGAGATCGACAAGATCGCCGGCCGGGAATCGCTCCAGGGCCCCGACGTCTCCCGTCAGGGCGTCCAGCGGGACCTGCTGCCGATCGTCGAGGGCTCCGCCGTCCACACAAAGCACGGCGTCGTGCGGACCGACCATATCCTGTTCGTCGCCGCGGGGGCGTTCCACGCGAGTAAGCCGTCCGACCTCATCCCCGAGCTGCAGGGGCGGTTCCCGATCCGGGTGGAGCTGTCGTCCCTTTCCAGGGACGATTTCGCCCGGATCCTGACCGAGCCCCACGGCGCGCTCACGCGCCAGTACGAGGCGATGCTGTCGACCGAAGGGGTCCGGCTCTCGTTCACTCCGGAAGCGGTGCTGCGGATCGCCGAGATGGCGTGCGAGGTGAACGACCGAACAGAGAATATCGGCGCCCGCCGCCTCCACACGGTGATGGAGCGCCTGCTGGACGACCTCCTGTTTTCGGCTCCGGAGCTCTCCGGGCAGGAGGTGGTCGTCACCCGGCCCTATGTCGAGGAGCGGCTCGAGGGGATCGTGAAGGACGCCGACCTCAGTCGGTACATCCTCTGAAAGGTCGCGTTGGGGGGGAAATGGAAGGGTATATCCGGAAAGCCGAGACCCTGATCGAGGCGTTGCCGTACATCCGG
Above is a window of Candidatus Deferrimicrobium sp. DNA encoding:
- a CDS encoding tyrosine-type recombinase/integrase, which translates into the protein MSMVERFTGFLAAERNASAETVRAYRREVERLQRFLLDDGNAGDAEAVDWSKVTAADLRRFFSLQFDAARGDTGERIRPATAARKVSAVRTFLGFLVAHGEIAANPAVGVPAPRRAMRLPEFLPVDEMDAFLRDLPCGTLREKRDAAILELLYSSGLRVGELCSLRMRDFSIESSTVRVTGKGRKVRVVPVGGKAVRAIGKYLAVRPTARGGEFRSGLDEPLFLNLRGNVGKESGRGISPRSVARILRERLDARVGAIGRHLSPHGMRHSFATHLLESGADLRAIQEMLGHASLSTTQRYARVNVSHLVRMYEEAHPLAGRPGITRREGRGK
- the hslV gene encoding ATP-dependent protease subunit HslV, which encodes MTELRGTTIVAVARGGRVAVAGDGQVTMGNVVLKQTAKKIRRLHDGHVVAGFAGSTADAFTLFEKFETKLSEFRGNLRRAAVELAKDWRTDRVLRRLEALMVVTDGKDLMLLSGTGDVVEPDDGVLGIGSGGSFALAAARALLLHSDLPAGEIARESVRIASEICVFTNGNIVSEEIEPS
- the hslU gene encoding ATP-dependent protease ATPase subunit HslU, with the translated sequence MTRGEPEDAGIRPLIPREIVAELDRHIVGQAAAKRAVAIALRNRWRRLQVPVELRDEIVPKNIIMVGPTGVGKTEIARRLARLAQAPFIKVEASKFTEVGYVGRDVESMIRDLVEIAVRMVRVEEMEKVGDQAKAAAEERLLDLLLPRTPVRGGEATVGADVGSADTRERFRAMLHAGKLSDRTVEVEFQETAAPVLDLAGLGGGPPEGMEGNLQEMLSGLFPKRTRRKRMRVAEALDFLEKEEASRRVDTERVKQMAVERTEQAGIVFLDEIDKIAGRESLQGPDVSRQGVQRDLLPIVEGSAVHTKHGVVRTDHILFVAAGAFHASKPSDLIPELQGRFPIRVELSSLSRDDFARILTEPHGALTRQYEAMLSTEGVRLSFTPEAVLRIAEMACEVNDRTENIGARRLHTVMERLLDDLLFSAPELSGQEVVVTRPYVEERLEGIVKDADLSRYIL